Genomic DNA from Amycolatopsis alba DSM 44262:
AGAAGATCCGCAAGGAGATGGCCGAACGAAGGCGCATCTACGACCAGGTTCAGGAACTGACCTCACGCATCAAACAGCGAGCCAGGCAGTAGTTTCTTATCTCGCGCTGACGGAAACGTGCCGAAGGGGCGTCGTTCCGCTTTCAACTCGGGTTGGGAGCGGAGGGCGCCCCTTCATCACGTTTCCGTGGGCCTTCGGCCCGAAAGAGGGCGCTCGACGGTGAAGTCTCCGTCGGGCGCGGAGCGCCCTTGGGGAGACCCTGGGGTCACCAGGCATCAATCCTTTGGCGCGCAAGGGTTTCAGGGGCTCTCACCGTCCAGGTGGGAGCCCTTCGTCGTGTCTACATAGGTCCGAAGCGTCGGTAGGGCCGCGGAGGACTGGGTACCTGGGGAGAAGCAGCGAAGGGCGCGAAGGAAGCGAAGTACGTGTAAGCGGCCTTCGCGCTTTTCCTTGTGTACAAAGGGAATCCACATGCTGTGGGTATCTTGTGCACAACTCGGCCAGGCGGGAGACCAGCGGCGATCCGGTTTCCGTCCACATCGCACTCACAGGCAATCCACAGCATTTCCACACCATGATCCACATGCTGTCCCCAGGTTGCCCACATGTTGTGCACAAGGGTGACCCAAGCAGCTCGGATCACTCTCCCGAGCGATTCCGGTCACGAACCGGGCCCACAGCCCCTGGGTACAAACCGGCTCAAGACTGGGGATAACTGTGGGGACAACTGTGGATGACTGTGGACAAATCGAGGGTCGCCCGAAACCATCCACGGACGGCCCGAGCTGTCCACCGTCCGTACACACCCTGGGTCCACAGCCTCCGAGCCGTCCGGACCTGCGCGAACGAGGCTTGTCCACACAATCCACAACGCCTATTACTACTGCTGTTCTTAGTTCTTCTTAAGAAGGGAATAAAACAAAAACAGGCGGAGGACGAATCTGGGGACAGCCGTCGAGCCGTGTCGTCTTGTCGACAAAAGCAAGGGGAGGCCGAGGTGACGCGGACCCCGGGGACGGCCTAACGTGGGTCCCTGCACCTGGTCTGCGTGTCGACGTGCGTTCGCGTCCTCGCACGGACCGAACGAACCTGCGAGGCACCTGGCCATCGCGCTCTCCGGCCGAGGTGACCCGTTGAGCTTTCGAGCCGTCAGGGGCTCGGCTGTCGAAAGGAAGCGCGCATGAAGATCCGCGTCGAGCGTGACGGGCTGGCCGACGCCGTCGCGTGGGTGGCGAGAAGCCTCCCGTCGCGGCCTCCGGTCCCGGTTCTGGGCGGTGTCCTGCTCGATGCGGGATCCGACGGGACGAGTGACGCCCTCACCGTCTCCGGATTCGACTACGAGGTCTCCGCGACGGTCGGGGTCCCGGCCACCATCGCCGACGGCGGCCGCCTCCTGGTCTCCGGACGTCTGCTGGCCGACATCACCAAGTCGCTGCCCGCGCAGCCGGTCGAGATCTCCGTCGACGGTGCCCGCGCGACCATCACCTGCGGCTCCGCGCGCTTCTCCTTGCCGACCATGCCGGTCGAGGACTACCCGCAGCTCCCGTCCCAGCCCGCCTTCGCCGGCGAACTCACCGGCGACGCGTTCGGCCAGGCCGTCACCCAGGTCGTCGTCGCCGCGGGCAAGGACGACACCCTCCCGATGCTGACCGGCATGCGGCTGGAGATCTCCGGCTCCTCGCTGACCCTGGTCGCCACCGACCGCTTCCGGCTCGCGATGCGCGAGTTCACCTGGGAGCCGGCCGAGGGTCTGTCCGACGCCGCCGTGCTCGTCCCGGCGCGCACGCTCGCCGAAGCCGCGAAGACGCTCGGTGCCAGCGGCGCCAAGATCCGCCTCGCGCTCGCCAGCGGCGAAGGGCTCCTGGGGCTCTCCGGTTCCGGTCGCTACACCACGACCCGGCTTCTCGACGCGGAGTTCCCGCCGTACCGGCAGCTGCTGCCCGCGCAGCACACGTCGCGCGCGGTCATCGAGGTCTCCGCGCTCGCCGAATCGATCAAGCGTGTTTCGCTGGTCGCCGAGCGTGGCACCCAGGTTCGGCTGGAGTTCAACGACGGTTCGCTGCGGCTCTCCGCCGGTGGCGACGACGAGGGTTCGGCCGAAGAAGAACTTCAGGTCGACTACGAGGGTGAGCCGGTGACCATCGCGTTCAACCCCGGCTACCTCGTCGACGGGCTCGGCGCGCTGAACGCGAACCGCGCGGAACTGACGTTCACCACTCCGAACCGGCCGGCGCTGATCAAGCCCGCCGACGAAGAGGGCAACGTCGTCCCCGGCTACCTGTACCTGCTGATGCCGGTTCGCCTGCCGGGCTGACCGGTCTTTAGTTTTCTTTACGCACCAAAGGGGATCTTCATGGCTCAGCTGGGACTCATCGGCCTCGGCAAAATGGGGTTCAACATGCGTGAGCGGCTGCGTGCGGCCGGTCACGAGGTGATCGGTTACGACCGCAACCCCGACGTCACCGACTCCACCTCACTCGAGGACATGGTGTCCAAACTGGACGGTCCCCGGATCGTCTGGATCATGGTGCCCGCCGGTGAACCCACCCGGCAGACCGTCGCCGAACTCGGGAACCTGTTGTCCGACGGCGATCTCGTGATCGACGGCGGCAACTCGAAGTACACCGACGACAAGATCAACGGTGATCTCCTCGCGGCGAAGAACGTCGGCTACCTCGACTGCGGGGTTTCCGGTGGCGTGTGGGGCAAGGACAACGGCTACGGCCTGATGGTCGGCGGCGCGGCTTCGGACGTCGAAAAGGCCATGCCGATCTTCGACGCGCTTCGCCCCGAGGGGCCGCGTGAAGAGGGTTTCTCGCACGCCGGCGCCGTCGGCTCCGGTCACTACGCGAAGATGATCCACAACGGCATCGAGTACGGCATGATGCAGGCCTTCGCCGAAGGGTTCGAGCTGCTCGAAGCCGCGAAGGTCGTCGAGAACGTGCCCGCGGTGATCAAGGGCTGGCAGCGCGGGACGGTCGTCCGCTCGTGGCTGCTCGACCTGCTCGTCCGCGCGCTCGACGAGGACCCGGAGCTGGACGACCTCGAAGGCTATGTCGAGGATTCCGGCGAAGGCCGGTGGACCCTCGAAGAGGCGATCAACAACGCGGTCCCGGCGCCGGTCATCTCGGCCGCGCTGTTCGCGCGGTTCGCCTCGCGCCAGGAGGACTCCGCCGCCATGCGGGCCGTCGCCGCGCTGCGCAACCAGTTCGGCGGCCATTCCGTGAAGAAGGTCGGCGGCTAGGTAGCGGATTGCATCTCAGACATCTCCAGGTCACCGACTTCCGGTCCTGGCCACAAGCCGATCTCGCGCTCGAACCCGGCCCGACCGTCCTCGTCGGACAGAACGGCCGCGGCAAGACGAACCTCCTCGAGGCGATCGGCTACATCGCGACCCTGGGTTCGCATCGCGTCGCGACCGACGCGCCGTTGGTGCGGCACGGGTGCGAACGCGCGCTGATCAGGGTCGCGGTGGTCAACGACGACCGCGAACTGACGGTCGAGCTGGAGATCACCCCCGGCAAGGCGAACCGGGCGCGGATCAACCGCGGCTCGGTCGGCAAGCCGCGTGACGTGCTCGGGATCCTGCGCACGGTGCTGTTCTCCCCGGAGGATCTGGCACTCGTGCGCGGGGATCCGGGGGAGCGCCGCCGGTTCATGGACGAACTCCTCGTGCTGCGCGCGCCCCGGTACGCCGGGGTCCGTGCCGACTACGAGAAGGTGCTGAAGCAGCGGAACGCCCTCCTCAAGACAGCCGGTAAGCGGCGTACGGGGCGCGAAGACCCGTACGCGTTGTCGACGCTCGACGTGTGGGACGACCATCTGGCCGTGGCGGGTGCCGCGTTGCTGGCCGCCCGGCTCAACCTGATCGCGGATCTCGCGCCGTACGCGGCGGCCGCGTACATGGGGGTCGCTCCCGACTCGAGACCGGCGAAGATCGCGTACAAGTCGAGCCTCGGCGAAGCGATGCCGGAGGGATACGGCGTTCCGGACGGTACTCGCGCTGACGAAGCCGTCCTCAAGGAAGTGCTGGTCGAGGCGCTGAAACGGTCCCGGAACCTGGAGCTGGAGCGCGGGGTGAGCATGGTCGGCCCGCACCGGGACGAACTCGATCTCATCCTCGGCGAAGCACCGGCGAAGGGCTACGCGAGCCATGGGGAGTCCTGGTCGTTCGCCCTCGCACTGCGTCTGGGAAGCTACGAGCTCCTGCGTGGCGAGGCCGGGGAACCGGTGCTTCTGCTGGATGATGTGTTCGCCGAGCTGGACCGGCGTCGCCGGGCCCGGCTGGCGGAGGTGGCGGCCGGTGCCGAGCAGGTACTGGTGACCGCCGCCGTGGACGAGGACGTACCCGCCGAGCTGGCCGGGCACCGATTCCTCGTGGCAGATGGTGAGATCAACCGTGGGTGATCCGCGCGGCGGACACCACGGGTGATCGGCGCCACAGCAGTTGCCCACCGATCTGGGGACAAACCTGTGGACAGTGTGGATAACACCGTGAACGCGTTATCGCCCCGCGTGACCAAAGGGCCTGATAAGCGGCTTGACACCCCCCGCTCGGGCGGTAACCCGAGTGAGGGAGCCTTGTTCGACACGCAGAGTGAACGAGCGCCGGTATCGAACGGCCCAACCGGTACTGAAGGCAATGAGCCGACTACCGGTCGTGACCTCGCGCGCGCCGCCCTGGACGCCGCGAAGGCCAAAGCGAAGGCTCGCGGAGTTGAACCAGGCGTCCGTCGCGGCCGTATCACCGGTGGAGGGTCCGGGGCGAACGGCCAGAGCTCGCGACGTCGTCGCTGGTCAGGGCCGGGTGCCGATATCCGTGACCCGCAACCGCTCGGCAGGCTCGCCTCCCGGATCGCGGTCGACCGCGGCTGGAACACGCGGCTGGCCAACGGTCAGGTCTTCGGCCACTGGGCCCGGCTTGTGGGTGAAGAGGTCGCCGAGCACGCTCAGCCCGTCGCCCTGAAAGACGGCGAGCTGACAGTGCGCGCCAGCTCGACGGCGTGGGCGACGCAGCTTCGCCTGCTTCAGAGCCAGCTGCTGGCGAAGATCGCGAAAGGCGTCGGGCACGGCGTGGTGAAGAAGATGCGGATCCAGGGGCCGACGGCGCCGAGCTGGCGGAAAGGGCCGCGGCACGTCCCAGGACGTGGTCCGCGTGACACGTACGGCTGACCCGACTTGCGCTTCGCCGCGTCTGTGCTTCGAAGACCGTGCCGCCAAAGCCCCGAGAAGCCGCTCAGAGTGCTTCGCGAACGTCAAGACTCTTCTTCGAACGAATTAGCGCGCCTGTGAGCAAATCAGGGGTGTCCTTGCCGCATGTCAGCGGACGCGGCCAAGTACACTGGAGACGAGCGAGCTTCCGCTCGGGGTAGACGAGGAGAATCAACGCCTGTGACCGAGAACAAGAGCGAGTACAACGCGTCGTCGATCACGGTGCTCGAAGGTCTCGAAGCCGTCCGCAAGCGTCCCGGTATGTACATCGGTTCCACCGGTGAACGCGGCCTCCACCACCTCGTTCAAGAGGTGGTCGACAACTCCGTCGACGAGGCGATGGCAGGCTTCGCCACCAAGGTCGAGGTTACCCTGCTCTCCGATGGCGGGGTGCGCGTCGTCGACGACGGCCGCGGCATCCCGGTCGACATCCACCCCAAGGAGCAGAAGCCGACCCTGGAGGTCGTGCTCACCGTGCTCCACGCGGGCGGCAAGTTCGACAGCGACTCGTACGCGGTCTCCGGCGGTCTGCACGGCGTCGGTGTCTCCGTGGTGAACGCGCTCTCGACCAAGCTGATCGCCGAGGTCAAACGCGGCGGGCACAGCTGGCGCCAGGAGTACATCGACCAGATCCCCGGTGAGCTGCAGGACCTCGGCCCGGCCGAGGACACCGGCACCGTCATCACCTTTTGGGCCGACGGCGGCATCTTCGAGACCACGACGTACAACTTCGAGACGATCTCCCGTCGTCTCCAGGAAATGGCCTTCCTCAACAAGGGCCTGACCCTTTCGCTGCGCGACGAGCGCGTCGCCGACGAAGAGACCGAAGAAGACGCTTCCGGCCAGGCGGCACGGGTCAAGGAGAAGACCTACTGCTACCCAGGCGGTCTCGAAGACTTCGTCAAGCACATCAACGGCAGCAAGGACCCGATCCACCCCAACGTGATCTCCTTCGAGGCCAAGGGCACCGGCCTCGAGGTCGAGGTCGCCATGCAGTGGAACAACGGCTTCACGCCGTCGGTGTACACCTTCGCCAACACGATCAACACGCACGAGGGCGGCACGCACGAAGAGGGCTTCCGCGCCGCGCTCACCCGCGTCGTCAACGCGTACGCGCGCGAGAAGAAGCTGCTCAAGGAGAAGGACGCCAACCTGACCGGTGACGACGTGCGCGAGGGTCTCGCCGCGATCGTCTCGATCAAGCTGTCCGAGCCGCAGTTCGAAGGCCAGACCAAGACCAAGCTGGGCAACAGCGAGGCCAAGACGTTCGTGCAGCAGACGTCGAACGAATGGCTGGCCGACTGGTTCGAGCGCAACCCCACCGAGTCGAAGACGATCATCAACAAGTCGATCTCCTCGGCGCACGCGCGGATGGCCGCCCGCAAGGCGCGCGACCTGGTCCGCCGCAAGGGCGCGCTGGAGATCGGCGGGTTGCCCGGCAAGCTCAAGGACTGCCGGTCGACCAACCCGTCGGAATGCGAGCTCTACATCGTCGAGGGTGACTCGGCAGGCGGTTCGGCCAAGGAAGGCCGCGACTCGATGTACCAGGCGATCCTGCCGATTCGCGGCAAGATCATCAACGTCGAGAAGGCCCGCATCGACCGCGTCCTCAAGAACACCGAGGTCCAGTCGCTGATCACCGCGCTCGGCACCGGTATCCACGACGAGTTCGACCTCGAGAAGCTGCGCTACCACAAGATCGTGCTGATGGCCGACGCCGACGTCGACGGCCAGCACATCACCACGCTGCTGCTCACCCTGCTGTTCCGTTTCATGACCCCGCTCATCGAGCACGGGCACGTGTTCCTCTCACGGCCGCCGCTGTACAAGATCAAGTGGCCGCGGCAGGACCCGGAGTACGCCTACTCCGACCGGGAACGCGACGCCGTCATCCAGGCCGGTGTCGAGGCGGGCAAGCGCCTTCCCAAGGACGACGCGATCCAGCGCTACAAGGGTCTCGGCGAGATGAACGCCGAAGAGCTGTGGGAGACCACGATGGACCCGGCGAACCGGCTGCTCGGCCAGGTCACCCTGGACGACGCCGCGCAGGCCGACGACCTGTTCTCCGTGCTGATGGGCGAGGACGTCGAAGCGCGCCGTTCCTTCATCACGCGTAACGCCAAGGACGTGCGCTTCCTGGACGTGTAAGCGTCCCCGTTCTTTGTCCCCTTAGGACTGCTCCCACGAGAAGGACCTCATGACGGAAACCTTGCCGCCTGCTCCGGACCACGACCGGATCGAACCGGTCGACATCCAGCAGGAGATGCAGCGCTCCTACATCGACTACGCGATGAGCGTCATCGTGTCGCGGGCGCTGCCGGACGTGCGGGACGGCCTCAAGCCGGTGCACCGCCGCGTGCTGTACTCGATGTTCGACTCCGGCTTCCGTCCCGACCGCGGGTACAACAAGTGCTCCCGCGTCGTCGGCGACGTGATGGGCAACTACCACCCGCACGGTGACTCCGCGATCTACGACGCGCTGGTGCGGCTCGCGCAGCCGTGGTCGCTGCGGTACCCGCTGATCGACGGCCAGGGCAACTTCGGCTCGCCGGGCAACGACCCCGCCGCGGCCATGCGGTACACGGAATCCCGGCTCGCGCATCTCGCGATGCACATGCTGCAGGACATCGAAGAAGACACCGTCGACTTCTCCGACAACTACGACGGCCGCACCCAGGAGCCCGACGTCCTGCCGTCGCGGTTCCCGAACCTGCTGGTCAACGGCGGTTCCGGGATCGCGGTCGGGATGGCGACCAACATCCCGCCGCACAACCTGCGCGAGGTCGCCGAAGGCGTCAAGTGGGCGCTGGAGAACTACGACGCGACCGACGACGAACTGCTCGCCGCGCTGCTGGTCCGGGTCAAGGGCCCGGACTTCCCGACGAAGGCGATGATCCTCGGCACCTCCGGGATCGAGGACGCGTACCGCACCGGCCGCGGTTCCGTGCGCATGCGCGCGGTCGTCGAGGTCGAAGAGGACGCCAAGGGCCGCACGATCCTGGTCGTGTCCGAGCTGCCGTTCCAGGTCAACCCGGACAACCTGGTCGAGAACATCGCGAACCTCGTCCGCGACGGCAAGCTCACCGGCATCTCCGACATCGCCGACGAGTCCAACAGCCGCAGCGGCATGCGGATCGTCGTCACGATCAAACGCGACGCCGTCGCGAAGGTCGTGCTGAACAACCTGTTCAAGCACACCCAGCTGCAGCAGAACTTCGGTGTCAACATGCTGGCCCTGGTCGACGGCGTGCCCCGCACGCTGCGCCTCGACCAGATGATCCGGCACTACGTGAAGCACCAGATCGAGGTCATCGTCCGCCGGACCCGCTTCCGGCTGCGCAAGGCCGAGGAACGCGCCCACATCCTGCGCGGTCTAGTCAAGGCGCTGGACATGCTCGACGAGGTCATCGCCCTGATCCGGCGGT
This window encodes:
- the dnaN gene encoding DNA polymerase III subunit beta; this translates as MKIRVERDGLADAVAWVARSLPSRPPVPVLGGVLLDAGSDGTSDALTVSGFDYEVSATVGVPATIADGGRLLVSGRLLADITKSLPAQPVEISVDGARATITCGSARFSLPTMPVEDYPQLPSQPAFAGELTGDAFGQAVTQVVVAAGKDDTLPMLTGMRLEISGSSLTLVATDRFRLAMREFTWEPAEGLSDAAVLVPARTLAEAAKTLGASGAKIRLALASGEGLLGLSGSGRYTTTRLLDAEFPPYRQLLPAQHTSRAVIEVSALAESIKRVSLVAERGTQVRLEFNDGSLRLSAGGDDEGSAEEELQVDYEGEPVTIAFNPGYLVDGLGALNANRAELTFTTPNRPALIKPADEEGNVVPGYLYLLMPVRLPG
- the gnd gene encoding phosphogluconate dehydrogenase (NAD(+)-dependent, decarboxylating) produces the protein MAQLGLIGLGKMGFNMRERLRAAGHEVIGYDRNPDVTDSTSLEDMVSKLDGPRIVWIMVPAGEPTRQTVAELGNLLSDGDLVIDGGNSKYTDDKINGDLLAAKNVGYLDCGVSGGVWGKDNGYGLMVGGAASDVEKAMPIFDALRPEGPREEGFSHAGAVGSGHYAKMIHNGIEYGMMQAFAEGFELLEAAKVVENVPAVIKGWQRGTVVRSWLLDLLVRALDEDPELDDLEGYVEDSGEGRWTLEEAINNAVPAPVISAALFARFASRQEDSAAMRAVAALRNQFGGHSVKKVGG
- the recF gene encoding DNA replication/repair protein RecF (All proteins in this family for which functions are known are DNA-binding proteins that assist the filamentation of RecA onto DNA for the initiation of recombination or recombinational repair.) — its product is MHLRHLQVTDFRSWPQADLALEPGPTVLVGQNGRGKTNLLEAIGYIATLGSHRVATDAPLVRHGCERALIRVAVVNDDRELTVELEITPGKANRARINRGSVGKPRDVLGILRTVLFSPEDLALVRGDPGERRRFMDELLVLRAPRYAGVRADYEKVLKQRNALLKTAGKRRTGREDPYALSTLDVWDDHLAVAGAALLAARLNLIADLAPYAAAAYMGVAPDSRPAKIAYKSSLGEAMPEGYGVPDGTRADEAVLKEVLVEALKRSRNLELERGVSMVGPHRDELDLILGEAPAKGYASHGESWSFALALRLGSYELLRGEAGEPVLLLDDVFAELDRRRRARLAEVAAGAEQVLVTAAVDEDVPAELAGHRFLVADGEINRG
- a CDS encoding DciA family protein encodes the protein MFDTQSERAPVSNGPTGTEGNEPTTGRDLARAALDAAKAKAKARGVEPGVRRGRITGGGSGANGQSSRRRRWSGPGADIRDPQPLGRLASRIAVDRGWNTRLANGQVFGHWARLVGEEVAEHAQPVALKDGELTVRASSTAWATQLRLLQSQLLAKIAKGVGHGVVKKMRIQGPTAPSWRKGPRHVPGRGPRDTYG
- the gyrB gene encoding DNA topoisomerase (ATP-hydrolyzing) subunit B codes for the protein MTENKSEYNASSITVLEGLEAVRKRPGMYIGSTGERGLHHLVQEVVDNSVDEAMAGFATKVEVTLLSDGGVRVVDDGRGIPVDIHPKEQKPTLEVVLTVLHAGGKFDSDSYAVSGGLHGVGVSVVNALSTKLIAEVKRGGHSWRQEYIDQIPGELQDLGPAEDTGTVITFWADGGIFETTTYNFETISRRLQEMAFLNKGLTLSLRDERVADEETEEDASGQAARVKEKTYCYPGGLEDFVKHINGSKDPIHPNVISFEAKGTGLEVEVAMQWNNGFTPSVYTFANTINTHEGGTHEEGFRAALTRVVNAYAREKKLLKEKDANLTGDDVREGLAAIVSIKLSEPQFEGQTKTKLGNSEAKTFVQQTSNEWLADWFERNPTESKTIINKSISSAHARMAARKARDLVRRKGALEIGGLPGKLKDCRSTNPSECELYIVEGDSAGGSAKEGRDSMYQAILPIRGKIINVEKARIDRVLKNTEVQSLITALGTGIHDEFDLEKLRYHKIVLMADADVDGQHITTLLLTLLFRFMTPLIEHGHVFLSRPPLYKIKWPRQDPEYAYSDRERDAVIQAGVEAGKRLPKDDAIQRYKGLGEMNAEELWETTMDPANRLLGQVTLDDAAQADDLFSVLMGEDVEARRSFITRNAKDVRFLDV